The sequence ATATATTAATGCTATAAAACTTTATTTCTCCATTAAAATGAGTAAGCATCTCTGCCAATTCTTTAACTTTCTGTTCTGATCTTTCACTTGTAAAGGGATAACTGTGATAATGAATTATACTTAATTTGACTCCCCTTTTCGCCATCAAAAATCCCGCTACAGGACTGTCAATACCTCCTGATAACAAAAGAAGGCCTTTGCCGTTTGTTCCCACAGGGAGCCCTCCATAGCCCTTAACTTTCTCAGTATATACGTAGCACTCTTTTTTAATATCTATATACAAAAATGTGTCAGGATTATGAACATCTACTTTTATATCATCAAAAGTCTTTAATAAAACCTCTCCTATCCTTCCTGAAAACTCAGGAGATTTTATCGGAAATTCCTTATCAACTCTATTTGTCTTTACTTTAAAGGTGCTCACTTTTTTTTCATCAATTGCTTTCATCATCATTATTTTGGCAGCCTGTTCTATACTCTCAATATTTTTCTCCACTCTTAAGCATGGACTGATATATACAATTCCAAAAACTTTTGTAAGCCTCTTAACTATTAAACTAAAATACCTTTCATCAGCTTCAATATATATCTTTCCCTGATCCTTATATACATTTGAAAATCCAAAATCCTTTATTGCTTTTTTTATCTGCTTTATAAGAACTGCCTCAAAGCTTCCTCTGTTTAGTCCCTTTAATGCTATCTCGCCTAAACTTACACTTATCACGTTCTCCATTTCATCACCTCTTAGTTATTTGTCTTATTTCTTCCAAAGAATCTTTCAGTACATCTAAAGTATAATCTAAATCTTTCTTTGTATTCATAGCCGAAAAACTAAATCTCACAGTTCCTTCTATTTCTCTGTCTTTAAGGCCTATAGATTTTAACACATGACTTTTTTCTTTGCTGTGAGAAGAGCAAGCGGAACCTGTAGAAATATATATACCCTTTTCTTCAAGATAATGTAGGAGAACTTCTCCTCTTATCCCCATAAATGAAACATTAAGTATAAACGGAGAAAATCTCTCATCAATTCCACTATTAATTTTTATATCACTAATTTCATTTTTTAATCTTCCGATAAAATATTTTTTTAATTCCGTCACTTTTTCTCTTGCTTCAAAAAATTCGTTATCCAATATCTCCACTGCTTTTCCCATTCCTACTATCCCCGGAACATTCTCGGTACCGGATCTGATTCCTCTTTCCTGCCCTCCTCCAAAAATCAGAGGATTTAAAATTACGTTTTTATTTAGATATAATCCTCCTGTCCCTTTAGGACCATGAATTTTATGACCGCTAAAAGAAAAAGAGTCTATTCCCCATTCTTTTAAATGTAATGGAATTTTTCCAAAGGCTTGTATTCCATCTACATGGAAAAAAGATTTACTTCTTTTTCTCATCAAAATTTTTTTTACTTTTTCCACCGGTTCAATTGAGCCGATCTCATTATTAACCAGCATAAGAGCTATAAGAATAGTCTCATCATCTATGCTTTCTTCAAGCTCTTCTAAATCTATAATCCCGTCTTTATCTACATCCAAATAAGTAACCCTTAACCCCCTGTTCTCATAGTTTTTAAAAATATCAAGCACAGAAGGATGTTCTATCTTTGAAGTAATAATGTGATTGCCATATCTTAAATTTTTATTTATTATCCCTTGGATTGCTAAATTATTACTTTCTGTACCTCCGGAAGTAAAAAATAATTCATCACTTCTTATTTTTAAAAAATCGGCAATTATATTTCTTGCCCATTTTACCTTTTTCTCTGCATCAAACCCCATTCTATGAAGAGAAGAAGGATTCCCATAGCAAGTTTTAAGCATAAAAGTCATTTCTTCAATTACTTCATCTCTTGGTTTTGTAGTCGAGCTATTATCCAAATAAATTTCCATGATCATCACCTTATCCTTTGTCAATATATAAAATTTAATTAAATAACATGGTATAACTTACTTTATACAACAATTTTCCAATATCTAAAGAACCTATAAAAACAATCTCCATTTTATATTATATATCATATTATCTTCTTTTTTATAACCCCTATAAAAGTTATATTTTTCATTAATACACAGTTGACCTTAAATGGATTTCAAAAAAGGCTTAATTGATTTACTAATATTTCTATTAAAGCCTTTTTTATAACCTATAGGAAAGTCATGTTCTTCCTTAATTTGTACTTTCCGTTAAATGGGTTTCAAAAAAGGTTTCATTAATTTATTAATATTTCTATTAAAACCTTTTTTATATTATTTATACATTAAAAATATTATATACAATCTTGATAAATTAGAGAAGTAAAAATATATTACAAGTTTTTTAAATTTTTTTAGCAAAAGATGTTGCAAACCATGTCGTAATTTGCTATAATATGAGAGTGGTTATCCCCCTGGTAACCTCAAATAAGATCTCTATTCCCAATACCCCTTTTGAACGGTTTTATGTTACATCCCTTTGTGGATGTAGGGGCTCCTTAATAAGGAGTCCTTTTTTATTTTATTTATTTTTGTATAATATGTTAAAATATAATTGTACATAAAATAACTTTAGGAGGCTTTATTATGAAAAGAAAAAAAGTAGCCATTATATTCACAGGCGGGACTATTTCTATGAAGATTGATCCTCGTATTCATGCTGCTATTCCTGCTTTGTCCAGTGAGGAAATACTATCTATGGTCACGAATATTGAAAAAGCGGCGGAAATCGAAATTATTGATTTTGCTAATCTTCCGAGTCCTCATATAACTCCTGACATAATGATGAAATTATCTCAGACCGTTAAAAAAACGATTTCCCGTGAAGACATCAATGGTGTCGTTGTGACTCACGGAACGGATACTCTCGAAGAAACAGCATACCTATTGGATTTAACTATTAAAACAGAAAAACCTATAGTAGTGGTGGGAGCTATGAGAAACAGTTCAGAACTTGGATATGACGGTTCGAGCAATCTTTCTGCCGCAATTTGTACGGCAACTTCTGAAGATGCAAAAAATAAGGGTGTATTGGTAGTTATGAATAATGAAGTTAACAGTGCAAGTGAAGTAACAAAAACAAATACTCTTTCTCTTGACACTTTTAAGTCACCCGAATTCGGTCCTCTTGGAATTATAGATAATGATGAAGTTATTTTTTATAGAGATATACCATATAAACAGCATATTCAAACGGAAAGTATTGAATCCAAAGTCGGACTTGTAAAATGTGTTTCAGGAATGGAATCGGACATACTCCACTTTTTAATAGATTCCGGATATAAAGGAATAGTATTAGAAGCCCTTGGAAGAGGAAATATTCCTCCAAAGATGATGGAAGGAGTAGAAAAAAGCATAAATAAAAATATTCCTGTAGTAATGGTATCACGATGTCCTACAGGACGAGTTTTGGACTCTTATGGGTATGCCGGAGGCGGAAAAACTTTAAGAGAACTTGGCGTTATATTTGGCGGCGATCTCCCCGGCCAGAAAGCAAGAATAAAATTAATGTTAGCTTTAAGCATAACTGATGATATTGAAGTCATAAGATACTTATTTGAAAGAAAGGAGCATTCTACCTTAGTTAAAAATATAAACTAAATATTATCTGCCCTTAATTCTTGAGAAAAAGCCCCGGGTTTTTCTGTCTAAAAAGTACTCAATATATGATACTCTTTCCTTTAAATCTTTATCTATACTTTTTAGTTGATCTTCAAGAATCCGAACCTTCTCTTCAAGAGTCTCTATTGTTTTGTCTTCATAATTTTTTTCTTTAGATGTTAAAAGGGTAGAATCCATGAATGCAAGTTTTTTTTTAGAGGTATTTCAGCAGTATTCTGCAAATTTCCAAAACCAATAAAAGATATCTCGGGATATATTTTTCCAAAAGAAAAGTTCAAGATATGTCGGTCTGTATTGAAATACCTCTTATATTTATATCTTACAACTTCTTTTCCTTTAGATTCTTTCCATTGATAAATACTGCCCCATGTATCTCCTTCGTCTGCACTGAATCTGCTTGTTATATTATCATATTCAATCCATTCCACCCATAATTTATCTTCAAAATATACTAAAGTAGGATGAGAACAGTTTTCAATATTAGATATATCCTCTCTAACTTCCATATTAGCTATATTTTCCGAAAGAGAAAATCTTTCATATCTTATTTTCAAATTTCCTTCGTAATATTCGCTATACACTAAATGTATTTTTTCATTTAACACTATCATGTCTATATATAATTTGGGTTTCTGATCTTTTGTAAGCTGTATCTTTCTATCCCATTTCCCTTCTTTTAGTGAAAAAGATTTAACACATACTTCTTCTTCCATATTAAACAGGTCATAGTATCCTATCATAATGGTATCCTTGTTTTTAATCAGCTGAATAGGATTTAATATTTTTTTTACCTTTATGTCATCAACAATATT is a genomic window of Acidilutibacter cellobiosedens containing:
- the thiI gene encoding tRNA uracil 4-sulfurtransferase ThiI translates to MENVISVSLGEIALKGLNRGSFEAVLIKQIKKAIKDFGFSNVYKDQGKIYIEADERYFSLIVKRLTKVFGIVYISPCLRVEKNIESIEQAAKIMMMKAIDEKKVSTFKVKTNRVDKEFPIKSPEFSGRIGEVLLKTFDDIKVDVHNPDTFLYIDIKKECYVYTEKVKGYGGLPVGTNGKGLLLLSGGIDSPVAGFLMAKRGVKLSIIHYHSYPFTSERSEQKVKELAEMLTHFNGEIKFYSINILNIQKAIHESCPEDEMTIISRRFMMRIADMVAEKEGCDAIITGESLGQVASQTIDGIKVTDNIVDRPVFRPLIGFDKVEIIKIAKDIETYEKSIEPFDDCCTVFLPKHPVTRPKIETIEESEKKLNIDELIEEALNKITVTIIK
- a CDS encoding cysteine desulfurase family protein, whose translation is MEIYLDNSSTTKPRDEVIEEMTFMLKTCYGNPSSLHRMGFDAEKKVKWARNIIADFLKIRSDELFFTSGGTESNNLAIQGIINKNLRYGNHIITSKIEHPSVLDIFKNYENRGLRVTYLDVDKDGIIDLEELEESIDDETILIALMLVNNEIGSIEPVEKVKKILMRKRSKSFFHVDGIQAFGKIPLHLKEWGIDSFSFSGHKIHGPKGTGGLYLNKNVILNPLIFGGGQERGIRSGTENVPGIVGMGKAVEILDNEFFEAREKVTELKKYFIGRLKNEISDIKINSGIDERFSPFILNVSFMGIRGEVLLHYLEEKGIYISTGSACSSHSKEKSHVLKSIGLKDREIEGTVRFSFSAMNTKKDLDYTLDVLKDSLEEIRQITKR
- a CDS encoding asparaginase, translated to MKRKKVAIIFTGGTISMKIDPRIHAAIPALSSEEILSMVTNIEKAAEIEIIDFANLPSPHITPDIMMKLSQTVKKTISREDINGVVVTHGTDTLEETAYLLDLTIKTEKPIVVVGAMRNSSELGYDGSSNLSAAICTATSEDAKNKGVLVVMNNEVNSASEVTKTNTLSLDTFKSPEFGPLGIIDNDEVIFYRDIPYKQHIQTESIESKVGLVKCVSGMESDILHFLIDSGYKGIVLEALGRGNIPPKMMEGVEKSINKNIPVVMVSRCPTGRVLDSYGYAGGGKTLRELGVIFGGDLPGQKARIKLMLALSITDDIEVIRYLFERKEHSTLVKNIN
- a CDS encoding DUF5320 domain-containing protein, which encodes MDSTLLTSKEKNYEDKTIETLEEKVRILEDQLKSIDKDLKERVSYIEYFLDRKTRGFFSRIKGR